One genomic window of Amphiura filiformis chromosome 3, Afil_fr2py, whole genome shotgun sequence includes the following:
- the LOC140147864 gene encoding amidase-like, whose protein sequence is MTESSKERSGLFQDPTVPGPTTAELSALATRLNYSLSDDEIKQCHSLVTDALKGFNRLSHLVEPTLPVKYPRTPGYRPTAEENPYNAWYWKSTIKGADSGKLSGKTIAIKDNVMVAGVPMMNGYRALEGTVPDVDATVVTRLLDAGGTILGKAICENLCFSGCSFTAAYGPVLNFNDQTRSAGGSSCGSAVLVMAGDVDMAIGGDQGGSVRLPSCWNGSVGLKPTWGLVPYTGAWSLEPSADHLGPIARTVHDCALVLEVIAGYDNGLDHRQPPNIVVPEYTKEIEVDNLDGMKIGILQEGFGLDVSEEAVDKIVREAAQKLRSVGAEVADVSIPMHKHSRDIKAGIGYEGSYHCMVRGSLQGLGFRGYYPTNSMKTVGAAMKHDTKSQSDNFKFVALCGAYLNETYHGQYYGRCQNLGRLLRQSYDDVLKDHDVLIMPTIPFVAHKLPKEGEMTFQERAKYCTGMVQNTMAANITAHPALSINAGWVGNLPVGMMIVGKHWDETTVLKVARAHEKVMGSQ, encoded by the exons ATGACTGAATCAAGCAAGGAACGATCTG GACTGTTTCAAGACCCGACAGTTCCTGGACCTACTACAGCTGAGTTATCAGCATTAGCAACACGTCTGAACTATTCATTGAgcgatgatgaaataaaacagtgCCATTCTCTTGTAACTGATGCTCTTAAGGGTTTCAACCGCCTTAGCCATCTTGTGGAACCAACTTTACCTGTGAAGTATCCACGGACTCCGGGTTACAGACCTACTGCTGAGGAAAATCCTTATAATGCTTG GTATTGGAAATCCACCATTAAAGGAGCTGACAGTGGTAAATTGTCAGGCAAGACGATTGCAATAAAGGACAATGTAATGGTAGCCGGGGTACCAATGATGAATGGATATCGCGCTTTGGAAGGCACTGTACCAGATGTGGATGCAACTGTAGTTACAAGACTTCTAGATGCTG GTGGCACTATTCTTGGAAAAGCAATATGTGAAAATCTGTGTTTCTCGGGATGCAGCTTCACTGCAGCATATGGTCCAGTGCTAAACTTCAACGATCAAACGCGGTCGGCAGGAGGATCCAGTTGCGGAAGCGCAGTTCTG GTCATGGCTGGTGACGTGGATATGGCGATTGGCGGTGATCAAGGTGGTTCTGTCCGACTGCCATCCTGCTGGAATGGGTCTGTTGGTCTAAAGCCAACATGGGGTCTTGTGCCTTACACAGGAGCGTGGTCTCTTGAGCCATCAGCCGACCACTTGGGACCCATCGCAAGGACGGTGCATGACTGTGCTCTCGTGCTGGAG GTGATTGCTGGTTATGACAATGGATTGGACCACCGTCAGCCTCCTAATATTGTAGTCCCTGAATATACTAAAGAG ATTGAAGTGGATAACTTGGATGGTATGAAAATTGGGATTCTTCAGGAGGGATTTGGACTTGACGTATCTGAGGAGGCTGTGGATAAGATTGTTAGAGAAGCAGCTCAGAAGTTGAGGAGTGTTGGAGCTGAGGTCGCAGATGTTTCGATTCCAATGCACAAACATT CTAGGGACATTAAGGCGGGTATTGGATACGAAGGCTCCTATCACTGTATGGTCAGAGGATCAC TTCAGGGACTCGGTTTCAGAGGATATTATCCAACCAACAGTATGAAGACAGTAGGCGCAGCTATGAAGCACGATACCAAATCACAGTCAGATAATTTCAAG tTTGTAGCTCTCTGCGGGGCATATCTAAATGAGACATACCATGGACAATATTACGGACGTTGTCAGAATTTGGGACGCCTGTTACGCCAAAGTTATGATGATGTTCTGAAAGACCACGACGTACTTATCATGCCAACCATTCCTTTCGTAGCTCATAAATTGCCAAAGGAAGGAGAGATGACATTCCAAG AGCGAGCAAAGTACTGCACAGGTATGGTACAAAACACCATGGCCGCTAATATAACGGCCCATCCAGCACTTTCCATCAACGCAGGCTGGGTGGGTAACCTACCCGTTGGAATGATGATCGTAGGAAAACACTGGGATGAAACGACGGTCTTGAAAGTAGCACGCGCTCATGAAAAGGTTATGGGAAGCCAGTAG